The proteins below come from a single Accipiter gentilis chromosome 37, bAccGen1.1, whole genome shotgun sequence genomic window:
- the LOC126035143 gene encoding basic salivary proline-rich protein 2-like isoform X8 encodes MVVGSPKVLTSWWRCPQGPQVMVMGSPTAQPYGHGVPKVPKSWSWCPQGPQVMVMVSPRSSRHGHGVSKVPTSWSWCPQGPQVMVMGSPTAQPHGRGVPKVPKSWSWCPQGPQVMVMVSPRSSRHGHGVSKVPTSWSWCPQGPQVMVMGSSRSPRHGHGVPKVLVSWPWGPQDPRVMVTGSPRSPSHGHGVSKVLTSWPWGLQGPNLMVMVSPRSPSHGHGVSKVPNLMVMVSPRSPSHGHGVLKVPTSWPWCTQRPRVMAMGSPRSSRHGHGVSKVPTSWSRCPQGPQVMVMGSPTAQPHGRGVPKVPKSWPWCLQGPHVMAMGSPRSQPHGHGVPKVPKSWPWCLQGPQPHGHGVPKVPKSWSWGPQGPHVMAMVYPRSSCHGHGVPKILASWSRGLQGPNLMVAVSPRSPSHGHSVPKVPTSWPWCTQDPHGMAMESPRSSRHGHGVPKILMSWSWGPQDSHLMVVVSPRSPWHDHGVLKVLISWSWCPQGPHGTVVGSLRSQSSAHEVPVCPGWVAYVYGVPKVPTLWSWCPQSPCLMASATSGSLVSPRSMPPPWCH; translated from the exons ATGGTTGTGGGGTCCCCCAAGGTCCTCACCTCGTGGTGgcggtgtccccaaggtccccaagtCATGGTCATGGGGTCCCCAACGGCCCAACCTTATGGtcatggtgtccccaaggtccccaagtCATGGTcgtggtgtccccaaggtccccaagtCATGGTCATGGTGTCTCCAAGGTCCTCACGTCATGGCCATGGGGTCTCCAAGGTCCCAACCTCATGGTcgtggtgtccccaaggtccccaagtCATGGTCATGGGGTCCCCAACGGCCCAACCTCATGGTCgcggtgtccccaaggtccccaagtCATGGTcgtggtgtccccaaggtccccaagtCATGGTCATGGTGTCTCCAAGGTCCTCACGTCATGGCCATGGGGTCTCCAAGGTCCCAACCTCATGGTcgtggtgtccccaaggtccccaagtCATGGTCATGGGGTCCTCAAGGTCCCCACGTCATGGCCATGGTGTACCCAAGGTCCTCGTGTCATGGCCATGGGGTCCCCAAGATCCTCGCGTCATGGTCACTGGGTCTCCAAG gtccccaagtCATGGTCATGGTGTCTCCAAGGTCCTCACGTCATGGCCATGGGGTCTCCAAGGTCCCAACCTCATGGtcatggtgtccccaaggtccccaagtCATGGCCATGGTGTCTCCAAGGTCCCCAACCTCATGGtcatggtgtccccaaggtccccaagtCATGGTCATGGGGTCCTCAAGGTCCCCACGTCATGGCCATGGTGTACCCAACGTCCTCGTGTCATGGCCATGGGGTCCCCAAGATCCTCGCGTCATGGTCACGGGGTCTCCAAGGTCCCAACCTCATGGTCgcggtgtccccaaggtccccaagtCATGGTCATGGGGTCCCCAACGGCCCAACCTCATGGTcgtggtgtccccaaggtccccaagtCATGGCCATGGTGTCTCCAAGGTCCTCACGTCATGGCCATGGGGTCTCCAAGGTCCCAACCTCATGGtcatggtgtccccaaggtccccaagtCATGGCCATGGTGTCTCCAAGGTCCCCAACCTCATGGtcatggtgtccccaaggtccccaagtCATGGTCATGGGGTCCTCAAGGTCCCCACGTCATGGCCATGGTGTACCCAAGGTCCTCGTGTCATGGCCATGGGGTCCCCAAGATCCTCGCGTCATGGTCACGGGGTCTCCAAGGTCCCAACCTCATGGTCgcggtgtccccaag GTCCCCAAGTCATGGCCATAGTGTCCCCAAG GTCCCCACGTCATGGCCATGGTGTACCCAAG ATCCCCATGGCATGGCCATGGAGTCCCCAAG GTCCTCACGTCATGgccatggt GTCCCCAAGATCCTCATGTCATGGTCATGGGGTCCCCAAGATTCCCACCTCATGGTcgtggtgtccccaaggtccccatggCATGACCATGGTGTCCTCAAGGTCCTCATATCATGGtcatggtgtccccaaggtccccatggCACGGTCGTGGGGTCCTTGAGGTCCCAATCTTCTGCCCATGAGGTCCCTGTGTGCCCTGGGTGGGTGGCATATGTCTACGgggtccccaaggtccccacCTTGTGGTCATGGTGTCCCCAAAGTCCCTGTCTCATGGCCAGTGCAACCTCAGGGTCcttggtgtccccaaggtccatgccacctccctggtgTCACTAG
- the LOC126035143 gene encoding uncharacterized protein LOC126035143 isoform X17: MVVGSPKVLTSWWRCPQGPQVMVMGSPTAQPYGHGVPKVPKSWSWCPQGPQVMVMVSPRSSRHGHGVSKVPTSWSWCPQGPQVMVMGSPTAQPHGRGVPKVPKSWSWCPQGPQVMVMVSPRSSRHGHGVSKVPTSWSWCPQGPQVMVMGSSRSPRHGHGVPKVLVSWPWGPQDPRVMVTGSPRSPSHGHGVSKVLTSWPWGLQGPNLMVMVSPRSPSHGHGVSKVPNLMVMVSPRSPSHGHGVLKVPTSWPWCTQRPRVMAMGSPRSSRHGHGVSKVPTSWSRCPQGPQVMVMGSPTAQPHGRGVPKVPKSWPWCLQGPHVMAMGSPRSQPHGHGVPKVPKSWPWCLQGPQPHGHGVPKILASWSWGLQGPHLMVMVSPRSPWHGHGVPKVLTSWPWCPQGALGMAMVSPRSSCHGHGVPKILMSWSWGPQDSHLMVVVSPRSPWHDHGVLKVLISWSWCPQGPHGTVVGSLRSQSSAHEVPVCPGWVAYVYGVPKVPTLWSWCPQSPCLMASATSGSLVSPRSMPPPWCH, encoded by the exons ATGGTTGTGGGGTCCCCCAAGGTCCTCACCTCGTGGTGgcggtgtccccaaggtccccaagtCATGGTCATGGGGTCCCCAACGGCCCAACCTTATGGtcatggtgtccccaaggtccccaagtCATGGTcgtggtgtccccaaggtccccaagtCATGGTCATGGTGTCTCCAAGGTCCTCACGTCATGGCCATGGGGTCTCCAAGGTCCCAACCTCATGGTcgtggtgtccccaaggtccccaagtCATGGTCATGGGGTCCCCAACGGCCCAACCTCATGGTCgcggtgtccccaaggtccccaagtCATGGTcgtggtgtccccaaggtccccaagtCATGGTCATGGTGTCTCCAAGGTCCTCACGTCATGGCCATGGGGTCTCCAAGGTCCCAACCTCATGGTcgtggtgtccccaaggtccccaagtCATGGTCATGGGGTCCTCAAGGTCCCCACGTCATGGCCATGGTGTACCCAAGGTCCTCGTGTCATGGCCATGGGGTCCCCAAGATCCTCGCGTCATGGTCACTGGGTCTCCAAG gtccccaagtCATGGTCATGGTGTCTCCAAGGTCCTCACGTCATGGCCATGGGGTCTCCAAGGTCCCAACCTCATGGtcatggtgtccccaaggtccccaagtCATGGCCATGGTGTCTCCAAGGTCCCCAACCTCATGGtcatggtgtccccaaggtccccaagtCATGGTCATGGGGTCCTCAAGGTCCCCACGTCATGGCCATGGTGTACCCAACGTCCTCGTGTCATGGCCATGGGGTCCCCAAGATCCTCGCGTCATGGTCACGGGGTCTCCAAGGTCCCAACCTCATGGTCgcggtgtccccaaggtccccaagtCATGGTCATGGGGTCCCCAACGGCCCAACCTCATGGTcgtggtgtccccaaggtccccaagtCATGGCCATGGTGTCTCCAAGGTCCTCACGTCATGGCCATGGGGTCTCCAAGGTCCCAACCTCATGGtcatggtgtccccaaggtccccaagtCATGGCCATGGTGTCTCCAAGGTCCCCAACCTCATGGtcatggtgtccccaag ATCCTCGCGTCATGGTCATGGGGTCTCCAAGGTCCCCACCTCATGGTCATGGTGTCCCCAAGATCCCCATGGCATGGCCATGGAGTCCCCAAG GTCCTCACGTCATGgccatggtgtccccaaggtgCCCTTGGCATGgccatggtgtccccaaggtcctcATGTCATGGCCATGGT GTCCCCAAGATCCTCATGTCATGGTCATGGGGTCCCCAAGATTCCCACCTCATGGTcgtggtgtccccaaggtccccatggCATGACCATGGTGTCCTCAAGGTCCTCATATCATGGtcatggtgtccccaaggtccccatggCACGGTCGTGGGGTCCTTGAGGTCCCAATCTTCTGCCCATGAGGTCCCTGTGTGCCCTGGGTGGGTGGCATATGTCTACGgggtccccaaggtccccacCTTGTGGTCATGGTGTCCCCAAAGTCCCTGTCTCATGGCCAGTGCAACCTCAGGGTCcttggtgtccccaaggtccatgccacctccctggtgTCACTAG
- the LOC126035143 gene encoding uncharacterized protein LOC126035143 isoform X4, protein MVVGSPKVLTSWWRCPQGPQVMVMGSPTAQPYGHGVPKVPKSWSWCPQGPQVMVMVSPRSSRHGHGVSKVPTSWSWCPQGPQVMVMGSPTAQPHGRGVPKVPKSWSWCPQGPQVMVMVSPRSSRHGHGVSKVPTSWSWCPQGPQVMVMGSSRSPRHGHGVPKVLVSWPWGPQDPRVMVTGSPRSPSHGHGVSKVLTSWPWGLQGPNLMVMVSPRSPSHGHGVSKVPNLMVMVSPRSPSHGHGVLKVPTSWPWCTQRPRVMAMGSPRSSRHGHGVSKVPTSWSRCPQGPQVMVMGSPTAQPHGRGVPKVPKSWPWCLQGPHVMAMGSPRSQPHGHGVPKVPKSWPWCLQGPHVMAMVYPRSSCHGHGVPKILVSWSWGLQGPQVMVMGSSRSPRHGHGVPKILASWSWGLQGPHLMVMVSPRSPWHGHGVPKVLTSWPWCPQGALGMAMVSPRSSCHGHGVPKILMSWSWGPQDSHLMVVVSPRSPWHDHGVLKVLISWSWCPQGPHGTVVGSLRSQSSAHEVPVCPGWVAYVYGVPKVPTLWSWCPQSPCLMASATSGSLVSPRSMPPPWCH, encoded by the exons ATGGTTGTGGGGTCCCCCAAGGTCCTCACCTCGTGGTGgcggtgtccccaaggtccccaagtCATGGTCATGGGGTCCCCAACGGCCCAACCTTATGGtcatggtgtccccaaggtccccaagtCATGGTcgtggtgtccccaaggtccccaagtCATGGTCATGGTGTCTCCAAGGTCCTCACGTCATGGCCATGGGGTCTCCAAGGTCCCAACCTCATGGTcgtggtgtccccaaggtccccaagtCATGGTCATGGGGTCCCCAACGGCCCAACCTCATGGTCgcggtgtccccaaggtccccaagtCATGGTcgtggtgtccccaaggtccccaagtCATGGTCATGGTGTCTCCAAGGTCCTCACGTCATGGCCATGGGGTCTCCAAGGTCCCAACCTCATGGTcgtggtgtccccaaggtccccaagtCATGGTCATGGGGTCCTCAAGGTCCCCACGTCATGGCCATGGTGTACCCAAGGTCCTCGTGTCATGGCCATGGGGTCCCCAAGATCCTCGCGTCATGGTCACTGGGTCTCCAAG gtccccaagtCATGGTCATGGTGTCTCCAAGGTCCTCACGTCATGGCCATGGGGTCTCCAAGGTCCCAACCTCATGGtcatggtgtccccaaggtccccaagtCATGGCCATGGTGTCTCCAAGGTCCCCAACCTCATGGtcatggtgtccccaaggtccccaagtCATGGTCATGGGGTCCTCAAGGTCCCCACGTCATGGCCATGGTGTACCCAACGTCCTCGTGTCATGGCCATGGGGTCCCCAAGATCCTCGCGTCATGGTCACGGGGTCTCCAAGGTCCCAACCTCATGGTCgcggtgtccccaaggtccccaagtCATGGTCATGGGGTCCCCAACGGCCCAACCTCATGGTcgtggtgtccccaaggtccccaagtCATGGCCATGGTGTCTCCAAGGTCCTCACGTCATGGCCATGGGGTCTCCAAGGTCCCAACCTCATGGtcatggtgtccccaaggtccccaagtCATGGCCATGGTGTCTCCAAG GTCCTCACGTTATGGCCATGGTGTACCCAAGGTCCTCGTGTCATGGCCACGGGGTCCCCAAGATCCTCGTGTCATGGTCATGGGGTCTCCAAGGTCCCCAAGTCATGGTCATGGGGTCCTCAAGGTCCCCACGTCATGGCCATGGTGTACCCAAG ATCCTCGCGTCATGGTCATGGGGTCTCCAAGGTCCCCACCTCATGGTCATGGTGTCCCCAAGATCCCCATGGCATGGCCATGGAGTCCCCAAG GTCCTCACGTCATGgccatggtgtccccaaggtgCCCTTGGCATGgccatggtgtccccaaggtcctcATGTCATGGCCATGGT GTCCCCAAGATCCTCATGTCATGGTCATGGGGTCCCCAAGATTCCCACCTCATGGTcgtggtgtccccaaggtccccatggCATGACCATGGTGTCCTCAAGGTCCTCATATCATGGtcatggtgtccccaaggtccccatggCACGGTCGTGGGGTCCTTGAGGTCCCAATCTTCTGCCCATGAGGTCCCTGTGTGCCCTGGGTGGGTGGCATATGTCTACGgggtccccaaggtccccacCTTGTGGTCATGGTGTCCCCAAAGTCCCTGTCTCATGGCCAGTGCAACCTCAGGGTCcttggtgtccccaaggtccatgccacctccctggtgTCACTAG
- the LOC126035143 gene encoding basic salivary proline-rich protein 2-like isoform X18 translates to MVVGSPKVLTSWWRCPQGPQVMVMGSPTAQPYGHGVPKVPKSWSWCPQGPQVMVMVSPRSSRHGHGVSKVPTSWSWCPQGPQVMVMGSPTAQPHGRGVPKVPKSWSWCPQGPQVMVMVSPRSSRHGHGVSKVPTSWSWCPQGPQVMVMGSSRSPRHGHGVPKVLVSWPWGPQDPRVMVTGSPRSPSHGHGVSKVLTSWPWGLQGPNLMVMVSPRSPSHGHGVSKVPNLMVMVSPRSPSHGHGVLKVPTSWPWCTQRPRVMAMGSPRSSRHGHGVSKVPTSWSRCPQGPQVMVMGSPTAQPHGRGVPKVPKSWPWCLQGPHVMAMGSPRSQPHGHGVPKVPKSWPWCLQGPQPHGHGVPKVPKSWSWGPQGPHVMAMVYPRSSCHGHGVPKILASWSRGLQGPNLMVAVSPRSPSHGHGVPNGPTSWSWCPQGPQVMVMGSSRSPRHGHGVPKILASWSWGLQGPLGIVMVSPRSSCHGHGVPKIPTSWSWCPQGPHGMTMVSSRSSYHGHGVPKVPMARSWGP, encoded by the exons ATGGTTGTGGGGTCCCCCAAGGTCCTCACCTCGTGGTGgcggtgtccccaaggtccccaagtCATGGTCATGGGGTCCCCAACGGCCCAACCTTATGGtcatggtgtccccaaggtccccaagtCATGGTcgtggtgtccccaaggtccccaagtCATGGTCATGGTGTCTCCAAGGTCCTCACGTCATGGCCATGGGGTCTCCAAGGTCCCAACCTCATGGTcgtggtgtccccaaggtccccaagtCATGGTCATGGGGTCCCCAACGGCCCAACCTCATGGTCgcggtgtccccaaggtccccaagtCATGGTcgtggtgtccccaaggtccccaagtCATGGTCATGGTGTCTCCAAGGTCCTCACGTCATGGCCATGGGGTCTCCAAGGTCCCAACCTCATGGTcgtggtgtccccaaggtccccaagtCATGGTCATGGGGTCCTCAAGGTCCCCACGTCATGGCCATGGTGTACCCAAGGTCCTCGTGTCATGGCCATGGGGTCCCCAAGATCCTCGCGTCATGGTCACTGGGTCTCCAAG gtccccaagtCATGGTCATGGTGTCTCCAAGGTCCTCACGTCATGGCCATGGGGTCTCCAAGGTCCCAACCTCATGGtcatggtgtccccaaggtccccaagtCATGGCCATGGTGTCTCCAAGGTCCCCAACCTCATGGtcatggtgtccccaaggtccccaagtCATGGTCATGGGGTCCTCAAGGTCCCCACGTCATGGCCATGGTGTACCCAACGTCCTCGTGTCATGGCCATGGGGTCCCCAAGATCCTCGCGTCATGGTCACGGGGTCTCCAAGGTCCCAACCTCATGGTCgcggtgtccccaaggtccccaagtCATGGTCATGGGGTCCCCAACGGCCCAACCTCATGGTcgtggtgtccccaaggtccccaagtCATGGCCATGGTGTCTCCAAGGTCCTCACGTCATGGCCATGGGGTCTCCAAGGTCCCAACCTCATGGtcatggtgtccccaaggtccccaagtCATGGCCATGGTGTCTCCAAGGTCCCCAACCTCATGGtcatggtgtccccaaggtccccaagtCATGGTCATGGGGTCCTCAAGGTCCCCACGTCATGGCCATGGTGTACCCAAGGTCCTCGTGTCATGGCCATGGGGTCCCCAAGATCCTCGCGTCATGGTCACGGGGTCTCCAAGGTCCCAACCTCATGGTCgcggtgtccccaaggtccccaagtCATGGTCATGGGGTCCCCAACGGCCCAACCTCATGGTCGTGGTGTCCCCAAG GTCCCCAAGTCATGGTCATGGGGTCCTCAAGGTCCCCACGTCATGGCCATGGTGTACCCAAG ATCCTCGCGTCATGGTCATGGGGTCTCCAAG gtccccttGGCATAGtcatggt GTCCCCAAGATCCTCATGTCATGGTCATGGGGTCCCCAAGATTCCCACCTCATGGTcgtggtgtccccaaggtccccatggCATGACCATGGTGTCCTCAAGGTCCTCATATCATGGtcatggtgtccccaaggtccccatggCACGGTCGTGGGGTCCTTGA
- the LOC126035143 gene encoding basic salivary proline-rich protein 2-like isoform X23, producing the protein MVVGSPKVLTSWWRCPQGPQVMVMGSPTAQPYGHGVPKVPKSWSWCPQGPQVMVMVSPRSSRHGHGVSKVPTSWSWCPQGPQVMVMGSPTAQPHGRGVPKVPKSWSWCPQGPQVMVMVSPRSSRHGHGVSKVPTSWSWCPQGPQVMVMGSSRSPRHGHGVPKVLVSWPWGPQDPRVMVTGSPRSPSHGHGVSKVLTSWPWGLQGPNLMVMVSPRSPSHGHGVSKVPNLMVMVSPRSPSHGHGVLKVPTSWPWCTQRPRVMAMGSPRSSRHGHGVSKVPTSWSRCPQGPQVMVMGSPTAQPHGRGVPKVPKSWPWCLQGPHVMAMGSPRSQPHGHGVPKVPKSWPWCLQGPQPHGHGVPKVPKSWSWGPQGPHVMAMVYPRSSCHGHGVPKILASWSRGLQGPNLMVAVSPRSPSHGHGVPNGPTSWSWCPQGPHVMAMVSPRSSCHGHGVPKIPTSWSWCPQGPHGMTMVSSRSSYHGHGVPKVPMARSWGP; encoded by the exons ATGGTTGTGGGGTCCCCCAAGGTCCTCACCTCGTGGTGgcggtgtccccaaggtccccaagtCATGGTCATGGGGTCCCCAACGGCCCAACCTTATGGtcatggtgtccccaaggtccccaagtCATGGTcgtggtgtccccaaggtccccaagtCATGGTCATGGTGTCTCCAAGGTCCTCACGTCATGGCCATGGGGTCTCCAAGGTCCCAACCTCATGGTcgtggtgtccccaaggtccccaagtCATGGTCATGGGGTCCCCAACGGCCCAACCTCATGGTCgcggtgtccccaaggtccccaagtCATGGTcgtggtgtccccaaggtccccaagtCATGGTCATGGTGTCTCCAAGGTCCTCACGTCATGGCCATGGGGTCTCCAAGGTCCCAACCTCATGGTcgtggtgtccccaaggtccccaagtCATGGTCATGGGGTCCTCAAGGTCCCCACGTCATGGCCATGGTGTACCCAAGGTCCTCGTGTCATGGCCATGGGGTCCCCAAGATCCTCGCGTCATGGTCACTGGGTCTCCAAG gtccccaagtCATGGTCATGGTGTCTCCAAGGTCCTCACGTCATGGCCATGGGGTCTCCAAGGTCCCAACCTCATGGtcatggtgtccccaaggtccccaagtCATGGCCATGGTGTCTCCAAGGTCCCCAACCTCATGGtcatggtgtccccaaggtccccaagtCATGGTCATGGGGTCCTCAAGGTCCCCACGTCATGGCCATGGTGTACCCAACGTCCTCGTGTCATGGCCATGGGGTCCCCAAGATCCTCGCGTCATGGTCACGGGGTCTCCAAGGTCCCAACCTCATGGTCgcggtgtccccaaggtccccaagtCATGGTCATGGGGTCCCCAACGGCCCAACCTCATGGTcgtggtgtccccaaggtccccaagtCATGGCCATGGTGTCTCCAAGGTCCTCACGTCATGGCCATGGGGTCTCCAAGGTCCCAACCTCATGGtcatggtgtccccaaggtccccaagtCATGGCCATGGTGTCTCCAAGGTCCCCAACCTCATGGtcatggtgtccccaaggtccccaagtCATGGTCATGGGGTCCTCAAGGTCCCCACGTCATGGCCATGGTGTACCCAAGGTCCTCGTGTCATGGCCATGGGGTCCCCAAGATCCTCGCGTCATGGTCACGGGGTCTCCAAGGTCCCAACCTCATGGTCgcggtgtccccaaggtccccaagtCATGGTCATGGGGTCCCCAACGGCCCAACCTCATGGTCGTGGTGTCCCCAAG GTCCTCACGTCATGgccatggt GTCCCCAAGATCCTCATGTCATGGTCATGGGGTCCCCAAGATTCCCACCTCATGGTcgtggtgtccccaaggtccccatggCATGACCATGGTGTCCTCAAGGTCCTCATATCATGGtcatggtgtccccaaggtccccatggCACGGTCGTGGGGTCCTTGA
- the LOC126035143 gene encoding basic salivary proline-rich protein 2-like isoform X16, translating into MVVGSPKVLTSWWRCPQGPQVMVMGSPTAQPYGHGVPKVPKSWSWCPQGPQVMVMVSPRSSRHGHGVSKVPTSWSWCPQGPQVMVMGSPTAQPHGRGVPKVPKSWSWCPQGPQVMVMVSPRSSRHGHGVSKVPTSWSWCPQGPQVMVMGSSRSPRHGHGVPKVLVSWPWGPQDPRVMVTGSPRSPSHGHGVSKVLTSWPWGLQGPNLMVMVSPRSPSHGHGVSKVPNLMVMVSPRSPSHGHGVLKVPTSWPWCTQRPRVMAMGSPRSSRHGHGVSKVPTSWSRCPQGPQVMVMGSPTAQPHGRGVPKVPKSWPWCLQGPHVMAMGSPRSQPHGHGVPKVPKSWPWCLQGPQPHGHGVPKVPKSWSWGPQGPHVMAMVYPRSSCHGHGVPKILASWSRGLQDPHGMAMESPRSSRHGHGVPKILMSWSWGPQDSHLMVVVSPRSPWHDHGVLKVLISWSWCPQGPHGTVVGSLRSQSSAHEVPVCPGWVAYVYGVPKVPTLWSWCPQSPCLMASATSGSLVSPRSMPPPWCH; encoded by the exons ATGGTTGTGGGGTCCCCCAAGGTCCTCACCTCGTGGTGgcggtgtccccaaggtccccaagtCATGGTCATGGGGTCCCCAACGGCCCAACCTTATGGtcatggtgtccccaaggtccccaagtCATGGTcgtggtgtccccaaggtccccaagtCATGGTCATGGTGTCTCCAAGGTCCTCACGTCATGGCCATGGGGTCTCCAAGGTCCCAACCTCATGGTcgtggtgtccccaaggtccccaagtCATGGTCATGGGGTCCCCAACGGCCCAACCTCATGGTCgcggtgtccccaaggtccccaagtCATGGTcgtggtgtccccaaggtccccaagtCATGGTCATGGTGTCTCCAAGGTCCTCACGTCATGGCCATGGGGTCTCCAAGGTCCCAACCTCATGGTcgtggtgtccccaaggtccccaagtCATGGTCATGGGGTCCTCAAGGTCCCCACGTCATGGCCATGGTGTACCCAAGGTCCTCGTGTCATGGCCATGGGGTCCCCAAGATCCTCGCGTCATGGTCACTGGGTCTCCAAG gtccccaagtCATGGTCATGGTGTCTCCAAGGTCCTCACGTCATGGCCATGGGGTCTCCAAGGTCCCAACCTCATGGtcatggtgtccccaaggtccccaagtCATGGCCATGGTGTCTCCAAGGTCCCCAACCTCATGGtcatggtgtccccaaggtccccaagtCATGGTCATGGGGTCCTCAAGGTCCCCACGTCATGGCCATGGTGTACCCAACGTCCTCGTGTCATGGCCATGGGGTCCCCAAGATCCTCGCGTCATGGTCACGGGGTCTCCAAGGTCCCAACCTCATGGTCgcggtgtccccaaggtccccaagtCATGGTCATGGGGTCCCCAACGGCCCAACCTCATGGTcgtggtgtccccaaggtccccaagtCATGGCCATGGTGTCTCCAAGGTCCTCACGTCATGGCCATGGGGTCTCCAAGGTCCCAACCTCATGGtcatggtgtccccaaggtccccaagtCATGGCCATGGTGTCTCCAAGGTCCCCAACCTCATGGtcatggtgtccccaaggtccccaagtCATGGTCATGGGGTCCTCAAGGTCCCCACGTCATGGCCATGGTGTACCCAAGGTCCTCGTGTCATGGCCATGGGGTCCCCAAGATCCTCGCGTCATGGTCACGGGGTCTCCAAG ATCCCCATGGCATGGCCATGGAGTCCCCAAG GTCCTCACGTCATGgccatggt GTCCCCAAGATCCTCATGTCATGGTCATGGGGTCCCCAAGATTCCCACCTCATGGTcgtggtgtccccaaggtccccatggCATGACCATGGTGTCCTCAAGGTCCTCATATCATGGtcatggtgtccccaaggtccccatggCACGGTCGTGGGGTCCTTGAGGTCCCAATCTTCTGCCCATGAGGTCCCTGTGTGCCCTGGGTGGGTGGCATATGTCTACGgggtccccaaggtccccacCTTGTGGTCATGGTGTCCCCAAAGTCCCTGTCTCATGGCCAGTGCAACCTCAGGGTCcttggtgtccccaaggtccatgccacctccctggtgTCACTAG